From Deltaproteobacteria bacterium, one genomic window encodes:
- a CDS encoding DUF11 domain-containing protein: MKFYSSKWVGILGLLGVVGFLPGIAAAQTDVQITKGASPSPVVPGGTLTYTLTVENVGLDPAAVIVVKDPLPAGTVFVSCTPSQGTCVQSGGTVTASPGVLATTGATATATIVVKAPTVASGGCATPLTNIATVTAAGDANAANNTATTETTCAVTPSKVNGVADNIDPPPGESSPLTVTMKAADPGLGDLRNLTSMTLVDVLVEAGPNELAPSAAGLVLAPRSGGKANSMIFLSDQNSRPSARVKIDRKSNGSLEIQIKVSGAVVDSPTTTPTALRTTLQVAGSNGKSVQFSAAPSWGDDLVVADRIKTPVPTP; the protein is encoded by the coding sequence AAATTTTACTCTTCCAAGTGGGTTGGAATCCTAGGTCTTCTCGGTGTGGTCGGTTTCCTGCCCGGTATCGCGGCAGCGCAGACGGATGTACAAATCACAAAAGGGGCCAGCCCTAGTCCCGTGGTGCCGGGTGGGACGCTGACCTACACCTTAACTGTGGAAAACGTGGGTTTGGACCCGGCCGCCGTTATCGTAGTGAAAGACCCGTTGCCAGCGGGCACCGTTTTCGTGTCCTGCACGCCTTCGCAGGGTACCTGTGTGCAATCGGGTGGGACAGTAACCGCGAGTCCCGGTGTGCTCGCCACGACTGGAGCGACCGCGACTGCCACTATCGTGGTGAAAGCGCCCACTGTGGCGAGCGGCGGCTGTGCGACGCCGCTGACGAACATCGCCACGGTGACTGCGGCTGGAGACGCTAATGCCGCGAACAACACTGCCACTACTGAGACGACCTGCGCGGTCACCCCGTCGAAGGTCAACGGAGTCGCGGATAACATCGACCCGCCTCCGGGCGAAAGCAGTCCGCTCACCGTGACAATGAAAGCGGCGGACCCAGGTTTAGGCGATCTGCGGAATCTGACATCCATGACCCTTGTGGACGTGTTAGTGGAGGCTGGACCGAACGAACTGGCACCGAGCGCTGCCGGTCTTGTTCTTGCCCCGCGTTCCGGTGGCAAAGCTAATTCTATGATCTTCCTGAGCGATCAAAACAGTCGCCCGAGTGCAAGAGTGAAGATTGATCGCAAATCGAACGGCAGCTTAGAGATCCAGATCAAAGTAAGTGGGGCGGTTGTCGATAGTCCAACCACAACCCCTACCGCTTTGAGAACTACGTTGCAGGTGGCGGGTTCGAATGGCAAGTCCGTTCAGTTTAGT